The segment aatataaTCCTTCACACCAGTTTTCTAAAGTGAGGGATGAAAGGATGAACCAACGTCAAAACTATTCAATATTTTCAAGTACAATTCTGAATACATCATcctcaatgaaaaaaaagtttaaatcaaAGTCAAAGCAAGATCAATAGTAAAAAGGAAAGACATGAAGAAAGGAAGCCCACCAATGTCTGAGTCCTCTTCCTTCCCTGACATGTCCAGAGAAGCTTCATATATAGGACCAGGCTTCAAAAGAGAGAAGAGCCCAACATTAGCTGGGGAAATGGTCACGCTGCTAACAAGCTGTTACCCAGATCATAGACATATGTTCTTACAGGAAACTGGAAGACGGGGTAAGGAATAACAAGTTAAAGCCTTTCTCCTATTTGTTCTAGTGTCCAGAGCACTGCTAATTAAGGGTTTTAAGATTCATGGGGCTATCAAcctgttatattttttccttcagtcTTTGGAAGGCAGCTGGATTTAATGAAAAGAATGGCATATTTAGATTTAGAAGAATTGGATTTAAACCCTGGCTTttatgagcaaatcacttaacttcattggGGTCccctcaactgttaaatgaggGTTTGGGCAAGGTCATCTAAAAAGAACTACCACTTTAAGGAAAGTTGTTACCatggaaattaagggtttgaAATGTCCAGGTTGGGTTTCCCTTTGAAAAGTAAGTAGAAGAGGAACATaaattatcaatttaaaaaattctgtgaaaaatatgtaaatcagaggaattatacttttttaaaataacctcaaAGTCATCTTCTTTATCTCAATTTTGCTTGAGATAAAGTTCTATTTTATATGATTAGAAGGAACCCTAGAAGACTATTTGCTCAGGGTGATGCAATCAGAAGCAGAAATGAATTCAAAGTTAGATGTGACTCCAAATACTTTTTCCATTATAATCTCCCTACCTTTCtgtgtattttataaataaagaatttGTGTATTTAGCTCTAGGCAGTCTAAAACCAAGAACTGCTATACTTGAAAATTCAGGAAAAGGATGTAAGACAATGGGCTCACCCAATTATACTGAAAACAGACTGAACATCAATGCTTTAACAGTAACAATAAATTAGACTATTTTGTTACAGAATTATAATGAACAAACTGTAAAGAGGTAAAACACTATAATACAGTGGGAATTTAAATGACAGGTAGGAGTTAATTATACATttctaataatgaaaaatactgaaTATAAATGGTCCCCTGCTAAGGACctaaaggcagagagagacacgGAAACagacacccacccacccaccaacatttctctttttatgtaaTGCACACTCCAGAGATCTCTACATAAAGCAATTCTGACATAATGTGAATCTGCCTAGGGAcatgaggaaggaaagggaggtgggaaggaggcTATGAGCATGTGGAGGGAGGAGACAGGAAGATAGTTCAAGGACATGTGGAGGGATGGGTTGGAGAAGTAAGAGTAGAAGGAGGAACACATAGGGATTGGGGCCAGCAATGTAAATGCCAGACACAGACCTAGATAGGATAGGCAGGCAACATGCAGGATACAGACATGTGGGAAGATGGGTAAAATGGAGCAAAGGTCCTCTCTTGGCAACAGGGGGTCTTAGGTCAAGCCCTTGATCCAATGGCAATACTCTCTTTGTTCATTTGGAGAAGTTAaaataaagtgtgtgtgtgtctgtgtgtgtgtgtgtgtgtgtgagagagagagagagagagtgtgtgtgtgtgtgtgtttgcacgCGTGCCCAGTACTATGCagtaaaatgaaggttttttttgAAATGCTGATTTCATTTAGAAGTCTTTATATAAAGCCAAATTTGTATAAGGTGAATTTACATAAACCAAAAACTATCTATCTTATGTAATATAAAATGGTTTACCCATGGCAAAGGTGACTCTGAGTTTTTAGTAATGAAGTCTATTTAATTAAGTCTAAATCAGTCTAAGTTTTGGCTGACTATCAAGGTCCAAAAGCTTTTAAGAAGGATTCAACAACAGGTTAGATCAGAGGGGTCAAACACACTATGGTCCACAGTACTCCCACAGTGTGCCAGaccaaaatgtaattgggaaatattccaaaattaaaaatacaaaagatagaTAACTAAGTTAATATGAAGACCCTggggatccttatgtacagtttGGTGGCCCATTTTTTAGCAGCAGTCTACACATCTATCATTAGAGGACTTTATTTAACTAAATGCTAAGTTCAGCACCAATGACAAGTTTGGATGCACCTAAGTGGCAAATCTACCTGGATAGATTTAAGAACTTTATATGAGTGTTTCTATCTTTTGGTACTTGGGAAGATTTATGTGATTAAAGGAAATGTGGCTGTAAGGAAACACTGCACTGATTGTGGACTAAGACTGCTttgtaaaaatttcaaatgatCAGATACTTTGTTGGAGAGCCAATAGACAGAAGATAACCAGGTCTAAGATATATGgtactttgtctttttaaaaaaactttttatcatTCTATAATGACCCAATACGAAGGGAGATTATTCTATTTTGATTCAAAGAGCTGGTTGTTACTATTCTACCTCAGTCCCACCCACTCACCCCAAACCTAAACTCATTAAATACAAGGTAGGACAAGTCTGTACTCCCACCACTTTGCACATATTGACCAACATAAGTTCTCCCATTTTATAGGGGCATGACTTTAGAGAAAAAGGGatttaatagataaagaaactggagCCCAGACATGGGAAGTGATCTatctgttcaaggtcacacaagtgttAAGCAACGGAGCTAAGGTTTGAATCCATGTCCTTAGGCTCCAAATCCAGTCTTTTCCACTACAACTTGTTGCATCTCATCTTCAATTCCTTCTATACTAAGTCAATACGGCTAAAAGAAAATATCGCTTAAACTCACTAGAAGTCTTCCTAAGTATGGATAGAGTGATTAAAATTCAGTGTCCAAGTTGTTAAACTGTTTAATCTAAACAGAGAAAATCATTACTCTGACAATCCCTAAAATCCTCACCTGTAGTTTACGTGCCATGGCTACTACCTCATGGTCAGGAGGGTTGTACTTGTAACAATTGGAAAACATCAATCGGACATCTGCAGCAAATTCCTGAGCATCTCTGTACTCTCGGGTCTCCAGTTTAgactagaaggaaaaaatattataattaatagcACACAGACAGACACCTACACCCACATGCATGCACCAAAAGACTGTTAGGAAAGACAGCTTTCAGAGAGTATGACAATTTCTAGTACATATTTAATATACACATGGAGAATGCCTATTAAGTTATTCTGACACATGATATCAGTAGTTTGCATTTACATTTCCAATAGTGAGAGGCAGCACCAACTAAAGACAACTAGACTGTTAAACTAATTTACAATCTGCCATACGTTTACGCTGAAATACTCTTCTGAGCTGTCCCACACAATAATACTTTTGACTAACTATTGCCCCCTCTACTGGATGAATGGAGAGCACCATACAAAGATGACTAGGCTGGATGTCAGAAAATGAGTTCTGGTCTAGATTTGGTCATCACTTAGCTATCCAACTACGGGCAAGTCTCTATCTTGCTGTGCctgtttccccatttataaaactGGAACAATATTGTTAACTGCAACAAAAACTCCAAAACCAACAAGTATTTAGTTAGGTATAGGTAAAGTCAAAAGGAGTCACAATATGTAGAAAGAATAATGGACTTGGAGTTACAAGTGACTTGAGCTTGAGTCCTGGGTCTGACATCACATGCATAAACCAGgggaaattaaatcttttcaGTGAGATTATCTACAAAATGGATGTGACAACACATGTATTAAGccaaccccctcccctccccctcagctTTTGGGAGGAAAATTCTTTACATGTCTGATAGCATTaaagcagtaattcccaaagcaGGCaccaccgctccctggtgggtgctgcagcgatccaggggagcagtgatggccacaggtgcatttatttttcctattaattgctattaaaatttaaaaaaaaaattaatttccagggacactaagtaatattatttctggaaagggggcggtaggccaaaaaagttcgggAACCACTGCATTAATGTGAACTATCCCTAAGTTACTATTGAAGCACTACTAAAATCAATCAGTTCACCTCACCTAAGAGATGGGAACAAAAACTGCACTTTTCTCAATGTCCAGTgttcaaaaaaagaggaaaaacctgACCAAAATATTAACCAATAAATCAGCAAAATAAGGGCAATTTAGGCTGCAGTAGAGGTCAGCTATCTCAAATACCAGCAGAGGGAGCTGGCAGTTATAatagtaaaatataaatgaaactgGGCCAAATAAGCAATAAAtgtcaaaatagaaaattttggcAACTTTATGCATAACTATTCAGGGACTAGAAAATGTCACGGGTGAATATTATTGCCACATTACTGACTTAGGTCAATTTAAGAAGGATGCTACGAAGAAAATGGTTAAGCAATGGTTATTAGCAGAAGTTGGCTATTATTTGGCTAATTGCAACTCTGCTATGAAAAAATTCCTTAACAGGTAAAATCAGAATTCTGGACCACTGAAATGACTTAATTTTCCCCACTCAAATAGACTACATACTTCAGTAACTTAAATAATTACTTACTTTGATTGTGCTCAGATCCATTGGGTGCTTGATGATATCACAATAATCGTGCAGGCCTAAGGCTTCCACATCCACAGGTTTATAAAAAGGCCAAGCATAGGCTGCATGCTTCTTGGCAAACATCTCCTTGATAATGCCAGTGCAATATTT is part of the Gracilinanus agilis isolate LMUSP501 unplaced genomic scaffold, AgileGrace unplaced_scaffold42774, whole genome shotgun sequence genome and harbors:
- the LOC123255298 gene encoding bromodomain-containing protein 4-like, translated to QAPQPIQTHPPIIATAPQPVKTKKGVKRKADTTTPTTIDPIHESPSLPTEPKSTKLGPRRESSRPVKPPKKDVPDSQQHAVEKSNKVSEQLKYCTGIIKEMFAKKHAAYAWPFYKPVDVEALGLHDYCDIIKHPMDLSTIKSKLETREYRDAQEFAADVRLMFSNCYKYNPPDHEVVAMARKLQ